From one Suricata suricatta isolate VVHF042 chromosome 8, meerkat_22Aug2017_6uvM2_HiC, whole genome shotgun sequence genomic stretch:
- the LYRM1 gene encoding LYR motif-containing protein 1 isoform X7, which produces MTTATRQEVLGLYRRIFRLVRKWQAASGQMEDTIKEKQYILNEARTLFQKNKNLTDTELIKQCIDECTARIEIGLHYQIPYPRPIHLPPMGLTPLRGRGLRSQEKLRKLSKPVYLKSHDEIS; this is translated from the exons ATGACAACAGCAACACGACAAGAAGTTCTTGGCCTCTACCGCAGAATTTTCAGGCTTGTGAGGAAATGGCAGGCAGCATCAGGGCAGATGGAAGAcaccattaaagaaaaacagtacATATTAAATGAAGCCAGAACGCtgttccagaaaaacaaaaat cTCACAGACACAGAACTGATTAAACAGTGTATAGATGAATGCACAGCCAGGATTGAAATTGGACTACATTACCAGATTCCTTATCCACGGCCA ATTCATCTGCCTCCAATGGGCCTTACCCCACTACGAGGCCGGGGACTTCGAAGCCAGGAAAAACTGAGGAAACTTTCCAAACCAGTATATCTCAAGTCTCATGATGAGATTTCCTAA